gtgaggCTGTCACGGTATTGCTGTAATTTCCCATTTTGGGCTTGAGAAATCGGAGGCTCACAGAGGTGAAGACACTCAAGATTTCACAGCGACCTAGGTCTCCGATTCCAGCTTAGATGCTCAACCTCACcgatcccacccccaccccaggcccaccaGAAGCCCCTGAGTCTCCTCTGCCCAGTGTCCCTTCCCAACCCCCAATCTCCTCCCCAGCTCAGGCCAAGGAGCAGTCACTGGCTGTGTCTGAATGACACGTTGATGCCCGAGTAGGGAACAAAGGACCACTCATCCCTGAGGTTCTGGTGTTGCACATCAGGACACCAAGAAATGTgtgcaggtgggggggggggggcagttgTTGGAGAGGAGAGGACCTGGATGTGACACCCCGGGGATCTGGCATGGTGGGCTTAgaggtcagacaggcctgggtCCCGATTCTGGCTTCGCCATCTCCTGGCTGCGGGAGCCTGGGAAAGTAATTCctttagcctctctgagcttcgcTTCCCTCTCTGTGAAATGGGCTCATCATGCCCATCTCAAGATGGGGAGCGTAAAGGAAGCCTCAGTGAGCATCTGTGTTCTGCCTTGTCCTCTCTGTTCTGATTTCTGGCAACAAGAAGAACAATGATGTTTCACAGACAACAACTGACATTCCACAAAGCAAGTATAGAGGTCGTTCTGTCTCAGCAAGCCCGGGTCCTTTTCTCGGCCAAGATTTTCCACTTTGCAAAACAAGAGCGGTAAACTGACCGCTGGGCCCAGGCGGACATCTGGTTTGGCCGGTAGAGGCTGTGGAGTTCCACCAGGGGGCGCCAGGCTCCAGCCCTAGTTCCAAGGATCTGAGATCCCTGGGGACCACAGCCTGGGGGACCTGTTCTGGCTACTACTCATTAGGACTCAGCCCCACCAGATAGATGGTGGATCCAGGGATTAACTCAGGTGGCTGGGCCATTTATAGTTCTGTCCTGTCGCAGAGATAAACCAGCTTCGTCAGTGTCTAGGAAATGACAGGCACTCCACAAATGTCAACCGAACCTACAGCTTTCAAGTTAGACTTTTCTCCTTTGCAAACAACTGATCCCCTCCTGGGTCCTCTCAGGGATGTGGTGACAATCAAGGAGTAAGTGGTAGTGGATTTGCTTTCTAAACTGCATGGCCATGTCCAGAACACAACGGTCCATGTGTCCCCACGGTGCCTGCCACGGAGCCCTGCTTAGAAAAGGCACCAATCGATTACTCACCCTCAGATGTACTGAATGGAGATGACAGcagtccctctctctctgcccaacTCCATGCCCCCTGGGACAGGGAGGATGGCCTTTGGCAGTGTTGGGGATGGAATGAGTGCACTGAGACCGGGAGTGGAACACCCCAGGAATGCCTGGGGTCACAGGGTGAATGAAGGCAGGCGAATGGGGGCCCCCATATACATGACCTCAAGGACAGGAGTCTGGCCAGCACCATGTCCCTCATCCCTCTTCCGCCCCAGCTGTCTAATCCCAATCTCTGCTGCTTTCAGTAAATTGGCAATCAGCAGTCATTTGTGGCACATCTGTCCTGGGCCTCAGACCAGGCAGCCCCTTGGGTGCCGAGTGGGAGGAGATGAGGAAGTAAGAGCTCTGCAAGGAGATCAGAGCGGAGTGTGGAGCTGGGGCATGGCTGTTTTGGAAAGTGAGGACACTGAAGAAAGGGGAAGGAGTGGTCAGCAGCCATCCCTCATCCtggctttcttgttttatttcatttcattttgttttatttattttttagagacagggtcttgcactgtcacccaggctggagtgcagtggcccgattacagctcacggcagccttgaactcctgggctcagtgatcctcctgcctccgcctcccaagtagcggggactacaggtgcgcaccagcACACCtacctaatttttaatttttttttttagagatggggtctcactatgttgtccaggctagtctcaaattcctggcctcaagagatcctcctacctcggcctcccaaactgttgggatcacaggcatgagccactgcactcagcctcaCCCTAGAATTTAGAACCTGCCTCACAGGTCATCTTATGAGCGCCCCTTACTACCTTGTGATGGAGGCAGGAATTACTTTCCCACTtaccaaatgaggaaactgaggctcaacgAGGTAGCTTAGGTTGCCTAAAGTCACAAGTGAGTCAGAAGGGGCCAGGATTAAACCCAGGTCCTTATGGTTCCAGGTCCTACACTTTATCCCTGTTTCCAGGCCACCTCTGGCCCAATTCTTAGGCCAATATCTTATTCTCAAATTAggcggcagcagcaggggctAGACTTGGAGGTGGCTGCCCCTAGATGCCAAGACCTATCCCTTGAGCTGAGGATAGCTATGATAGTCCCACACACACATTGAGCCCCTTATCCCATCCCCTCAGAGCCAACTCAGGCCCAGTTGGGGGTTTAGGCCACTAATTTGGAGCCTAGGCCTGCCTCCACTTCCCTCCACCCTAGGCGCTCATCTATCTCCAGGGTTTCCTAAAGGCATAAGAATATTCAATATTTCTCCCTTCTTGCCCCCAGTGCCTGCAAAAGCAAATCCTATAATTGCCACTCCAAATTTTCCTAAAGAGGAAGGCTTCTAGCTGAGATAGAGACTAAATCAATCTACATAATTAAGTGTTGCAGGGGTGAACAGGGAGGAAAGAAACCAAAGGAGCTGGGCATGGCAGGGGAGGAATTTCCCCTTGGGGTAGTGGGAGAGGGAAAGAATTGAGGCGAgtgaaggagaggaaggggaTTTTAATGAATATTGCTGTTGACCTTGGGTTGGATATATGATGTCCTTTGAGGAATGGGAGTAACAGGTGGAATTGCTTTTCATTGCTTTTGGTTGTGGAGCTGTTTTTTTCTTGAATGCAATGCCACTTGGAGCTTGAGCCCTGTGGAACTCTAGTTTTACAAGGGTTACACATGTGCCAGGCTGTGTCAGGCTGACCCGACCCATAGACTCTGCTCTCACTCACTCACTAGCTGGGCCATTCACTAGCTGCGTGACCTTTTGCAACTTACACAGTCTCTCTCAGCCGTAAAGCAGTtaactattctttttatttaaggcATCAGTATCCCTATTTAACCAGTGCAGAAACACTGAAATGAAATGACTAGGTCAAAGTCGCAGCCAATTAATGGCAGAGATAGGACTCAGATCTGGGTCTTCTGTCTCTGAGGCCACTGCACCAACTTCGGGGTCCTGGCCATTGAGGTGGGCTCATGGAGTTGGCTAGACCTGTGTGAGAGCTCAGATCCAGGCTACAGATAAACTCAGGGCAGAGCAAGAAAGTCCTGGAGAAAATGAGGCTCGAGGTGGACTTGACTGACACCAACACACAGACACATCCCCCTACTCCCCAGCCGCACAATGAACCAAAGGACCAGGCAGTGCTGGGTGCTCCCATCTTACTTGTCCTGgtgcaggagagaaggaaggaggagaaatggGATGGGACGTGGGTCTTAGAGAATGGATGTGGAGAGGGAGCCAAAGAAACTAACCCCATCCCCAGGAAAGCAGGAAAGGCTTCTGGGAGGAGGTGACCACTACCCTGAAGTTGTTTCCTAGCGGAAGAGAGGAAAGGGCTCTGCAGGCAGGAAGAATGGAGGATGAAGACACAGAGCATTGGAATCCACAGAGTTCATGACCTATACAGGCACTGGGCCCTTCCGTCAGAGCCCCTTGACCCCCTAGGACAAGCAGGGGCCTCCCCTGCAGCTATGGCAGAGCCAGCTTCAGAGACTTCTCTCCTCCCAGAGCCACCTAACTGCAAATAGTCCTGCACGGCCCATGCCCTCCGCAGGGACACCACCCAGCCTTCCTGCCCTTCTTACCCTCTCCGGGTCTGGGGCTTTGGCCTCAGGCTGATTCTCCCCCTCATCTTCCAGCCCCCCACCTCAGACTCGGACAGGTCCTACTGAACTAGAGGCCCAGGAGAGAGCCCACAGACAGAGGAGGCTGTGCCTGAGGGGGGAGACACAAGCCCTTCCTTCAGGGGGTCCCCAGACCTAGGTGGGAGACAGGACACAGAGACAGAACTCTCAGTGCACAGAGCAGGGGCCATGAGAGCTGGCagccagagaggagaggaagcgTACAGGGTATCAGCCTGCAGGCAGGCTCTGCGACAGGTGCAGAGTGGTGAGGGATTGGGGTTGGACTCCAATTTAAACATACACAGTGCCTTTAGACTGCATTGTCTAATCCGGGGTGGGGGGGCACAAGAGGGGTGTCCCTATGGCCCTGTCCTAGGAAGGCACATTTAGTGACTCATTCACTGAGTGTGAATTCAGCAAGATGGGAGAGGGCGGTTGCTGGAGGAAAGGGCAGCCTCCACACTCCCACTGCTCCTCTATTCTGGGAATGGGGGACAATAGGAACggcctgcccacccccccccaccccccgcaccaGCACACATGCACCCAACTCGTCCCCACAGGGCTCTTTTTGCACAGTCCCATCTTGGATCCCACTCCACCTCCAGCCACTACAGCCCTGGGCGCTAGTAATACAGCTCCTGGGGGAACCGCCCTGGGGTGTTGGTGCCTGGCCTGCCCCCTCAACCCTCTTCAGCTTTGCTGGTTGGGGAAGGACAGCGCGGTCCCCAACTACTCTCCAAGGCTGTCTGGCACGCTCCCTTCCACCTCCCCCTCCTCGAGCCACTCTTCTTCTTGCTCTTCACTGCCCCTCTTTCAAGAACTCCCATTCAGCCCACCGCTTGAGCTCCTTCCACAGAGGGCCCCTGTCCAGGCGCCAGGCTGGGCAGTAGTGCCTTCTCcgagctccaggcagagggaggcccCACGCTCGCCTTCGCACCTCCACCCTCCACTCCCACCGGATGCCACCTCCacgaaggagaaaggaaaggaaatacagGGGCACACTTGGTTTGCGTGAAATTTGCTCTTTATTTTGGGACCAGCGAAGGATCACCCACAGCCCTGTAGCCCAGGGGGcagggccccccaccccagccctgcccggaCGCAGCGGGCAGGGAGGGAAATCCAGGTTCCGGGGTCAGGAGCAAATATGCAAATGAGGTCGTTGAATTAGCATATCTCCCAGGAGGCCTTGGGGGTCATCACCACAGGTCGGCGCCCTCCGACCtgcaggagagaaaggaaaggaactgTATCTGGGGAGGCGAGACGGGGAGAAGTCGTGAGTGACGGTGCCAGGGTGGGGCTTCCATGGGGCGGCAGGACTAGGCCGCGCTCCAGGACGCAGGGTGTGGTGAGGCGGGCGCTTTTACCGCGACCTGACGGAGCGGTCCTCGCCGTCGGGGAAGAGTAGTCTGGAGACGACAGGGTCCGGGCTGTCGCGTTTCCCATACCTGGGGGCGGGGCCATAAATGGGCGTGGTCATGTGTGGACACGCCCCTGGGCGGAGCCGGACGGAGGGCTTGAGCCCCTCAGGCCCTGGGCCCCACCTCTCGCGCATGCGCTCACCGCTGCCGGGTGACCAGGTTGAGGTAGTGGCGCAGGGACGTGTAGTAGCGATTCAGCTCCTCCGGGGAGGCGTCTTCGCCAGGAGCCTCGGGTTTGATGGGATAGGCGTCGACCAACGCCCCCAGGCAGGCGAGCAGGGCCAGAAGCACTGTGGCCATAGCGGGCCACGACCTACGCACAGTCACCATCTGGGAAGCGGACATTGGAGCGCAGATCATGCTGAGCCTGGACTTTCAATGGCCGGAGGCTACAGCTGCCGTCGGGCCCAGGCTCCAGCAGCTGGTCTGGTGCTGGTGTCGGGACCAAGGCTCAGCCACCAACTTGCTGTGTGTTTTCGGGCACCAGGCTGTCtgtagcctcagtttcctcatctgcactgcctgcctccccacctcagcccctACCCCACTGCTGCCCAGAGAAGTAGATGGAGGAAGAGAGCTAGGCTGGCCACGGGGCTCCCGAGCCTCACCTTCCCACCTCTGCTGGGTCTCTTCCACTCCAGCTTCCTGCCACTCAGCCCCAGCTTCCACcatcccagcctcagtttccccacaaaCCAGCCACAaaccagtttccccagcaccagaCCATTCCTGAGCCCCAGCCACTCACAGCAATAGCTCCTGAAGCGAGATGAACAGAAGGTGGAAGGCGATGGAAGGCGAGGGGGGTCCCGAAGGCTGGACTGCTGCAGGTCAGGCTGGGGCCTCCTCTGCTCAGAGCTTTCCCTGCGGGCTTATATCCCGGCCTGGAAAGGGAGGGGGAgtccagggggagggggagccagcAGGGGGagggcccttcctcctccctccctccacccccgcccaGCCAGTGCGTGCTTACACCCAGCCAGTGCGTGCGTGATGTCTGGCAGTAGCTGAGGGGGCAGCTGCCATGCTCAGATTCAGGGTCCCACTGGATGGAGTGCCTAGCCTGAAACCTGTGTTCATCCCACGGCCCCCCAGTGGCGGATGTAGCCTCCTGAGGAAGTGAAGCATTTGGAGCTAGACTTCTGGGGGACCTCTAGGACCAGAGCTGAGGTTCCATTTCTCCATTCTGTCCATgagtgggagtggggggtggagggaggaaacGTGGACCTGTGGCCACTCTTTCCAAAAGGCAATCCTTTTGAGCCTCTGCGCGGTAATGCTTCAGGGAAGGGCTGAGGAGTGACAGGACCTGCAGGGGAAAGTCTTTCTATTGGAGGCAGGGCTGGTGCATATGACCTTGGCTCCTGGCCTTCAGTTTATGGAGTCCTGCAGTAGGGCCTCTCCGGACCCTCATTATGTCCTCTGTCCATTAGAGTCAGGAGGAGGCAGAAGCCACTGACCTCCCCTGAAGCAGCTGAATAGGCCACCGGTGCATCCAGCCTCGCACACACAGACCTCGGTCCAgccaggcctggcacagagccccCTCCCAAGGCAGAGTGCCCCCACCTCCATCCAGGGTTCGTTCAGGGCACTGGTGTTTTCTGGGGTTGAGTGATGCCAAGGCTGCCCAAGCATGTGCCACTGGGCTCTAGGGCCAAGACCCTCACCCCAGAGCCtttgaaggaaagaggaaagggccagcgtttattaagcacctactgtgcacTGGGTAGTACACAATCTCAGGCATAACTGCAATAAGCTGTGTTTTCCCCATTTtccggatgaggaaactgaatctctGAGAGGTGATGGAGCAGCCAGGGTCACCCATGATTCAAGAGGAAAAACAGCATGGGGCAGACCCCAGGAAGTGGCCTGTTCAGTCATGAGGGCAGGAAGGCTCAGCACCGAAATACCATGGAGCTCAGGAGTCAGGCTTGGGGGCAGGGAACAGGAGACTGAGTCTGGGGTGCACCCCCTACCGCCtgctgggaggccggggtgggggaaGGACCTCCAGACTGCCAGCCCCTCAGACACACCTCCCCCACCAGGAAGAGGGAGAGCTGTTGGGGGGTCACCCCATAAAGCCCTTTccagccccctctccccagcccggCCCACCCTCCAGTGCTTCCAGATATCCCATCAGcccagaggggcaggaggggccatCTTGTCCAGGCCCTGGTCCTGAGCCAGCCCCTCAGCCTCCAGGACAGATGGCTGTGGATGCTATTTTTAGAGCTCTCCTGAGACAGAGTCCAGGGCTCCGTCAATCACCTCTTTATGGGTTCAGTCACCTGCACTCTCCGGAAATGGCTCCTTAGCAGCCAGTGCCATGGGCCTCCACATCCCAAGAAAAGCCAGGGCGCCTACTGAGCATGAAGGTGGAAGAGGAAACCAGGGACAGGGGTCCCACCcttggagggaggagaaaaatcaTTCTTCTTAGGGAGCCCTCGCCTGAGGGACAAGGCACAGCCCTGTCCTCCAAGAACCCCCATCCCAGAGGAAAGCCCTGGCCATATCCTTGGAGATCCTGAGGTGAGGGGCGCAGCAGTACCACTggggagccccagccccagggagaagTCCCCCCACTGTTCCTGGGATCCCCAGTCTGAGGAGTTCCCAGAACACGGatacaaagagacagagacaagccTATGTCCAGTGTGGAGGGGAGAcggcagaaataaaagaatgtcaCTCCTCCATGGAAAGACAAAAGATGGGTGCTTACCCTAGGGTGGGGGTTGGTGAGGACATCTGTGATCCCAGGGGTCAGGGCCTAGATGAGGACCCTGTCGGCTAATGGAGGCAAGGATTTCAGAGAGTAGGggctgtttgctcttgtgaccctGTGGCGCTAGCCAGGGTGCTGATGAGGGGTTTCTAGAGCTCTGATCCTGGGTGGAGAGAGGCGAAGGAGGCTGAGAGATGCCCGCAGGGAAGCTGACATCTCTGGAACCCCCTCATGCCCTGGAGAGCGTGGGGTCTGGGGACAAATGAGAGGAGAAACAGTGCAGAAGCTAGAGGGCACCGGGGGAGGGGGCGAGATTCAGGCCACAGCCTCTGAGGAAGTCACTTCCCCATCTACCTTTAGAACCCAAACGAATGGCCGGAGGTGGCCCCTCAGTGCGGTCTAGGAGCCAGCCTCGCACACGTCCTCACAAACCCTCCCTATCCATCACGCCCCTGCCCTCCAATTCCACTCCCAGTTACAGGGCAAGCTGATTGGTTCATTAATCACCGCCTCCTCAGGGAAGACTTTATTAACTTGTTGATTAGTAGGGAGGATGTCTCAGCCCTCGATCAATGGGCtcagcttccccccacccccctaccACAATTATTGACGCATGACTCAGTTGCCATGAGACGTGTCTGGGTGGTGGGGCTGACATCTATCAAGGGAAAAACTTCAGAAACAACCGCTATTGTAGACTTGAGACAAGGACCTGCCTCCATCTTATCTCtgaaggggaggggacagaagcaCGGGGGCCCTCATTCTCAGTGCAGCTAGCAAGGCCACGCCCCTCAGGAGGCCATGGACCTGGGCCCTGGCCGACCACTTCCCTTGCCCAGTGGGCTCAAGGGCCACTTGTTGAGATAGGGTGGGAAGCCACTCATCCCAGAGGCTTGGAATTCTGTACCTTAGAATTCTAAGGGTACAGTGGGCACAGTGAGGCCCACCTACACCCACTCCCCACACACAGGCCTCTCTTAGATACATCTCGCACTGGGCAGCACTCGTCCACTGCCTCCCGccctcaggcagagcctcattcCCCAGGTCCTGCAGACAGCAGGTCGTCATTCAATCCTCACTCAACAAGCATTTGTTAagtccctactgtgtgccaggcagtgatCTAGGCACTAGGGCAGAGCAGTGAACAAACAGGCaaaatccctgccctcgtggaggtCACATTCCAGTAGcaagatatagaaaataaacaagtaagcaTGGAGTGTGTCTGATAGGTGCTATAGGAACAAGTCAGGGTATCAAGAATGGAGAGCGCTGGGGTGTGGGGGGCCTATTATACATTGGGTGGTCAGGAAAGGGCTCACCTATGACATGGCAGTTGAGGGAAGTGTGCTCCAGGCAGGGGCCCCGAGGCGGGAGCATGCTGGGCAGTTTGAGGACTAGCAAGGGGCCCACGTGGCTGAGTGGAGTCAGCAATGGAGTCAGAGGAGACAAGatcagggaggcagcaggggacGCATCATGTAGGGCCTCGTAGGCTACTGTAAGGACTCTGGCTGTTGCTCAGAATGGGatgagaggaggagggagctACGTCCAGAGAGCAGCACAGCGCTCTGCTTGTCATGTTGAGAACAGAAGTGACACGAGGTCAGAGGCCCATTGCAATAGCTCATGCAAGAGGTAATGGTGGCACACACGCACACTGGCTCCTCACAGCGGCAAATGTCCCACCCGTGTTTAACTCAACACATGTTTAACTCCCAGTTATGTTGGTCCAGTACTGACATCTAGTTTTCATCACGCTGACACAATCGGCTGGAGAAGAGAGTATAAAATCCGTGGATGTCTACAGCAGTTAGGTTGTGGCTCTGTCCATCTCTGATTGTCACACTCCTCCTTTATTAGTCAGTCCATGTGAAACTCTCTACCTACCTTTATTACTGACCACAGCCCAGGAAAATAGTGGCTCCTGTGACAGTACTTATAGAAAAATGCAAGCATGTTCATTTC
The Eulemur rufifrons isolate Redbay chromosome 9, OSU_ERuf_1, whole genome shotgun sequence DNA segment above includes these coding regions:
- the PYY gene encoding peptide YY translates to MVTVRRSWPAMATVLLALLACLGALVDAYPIKPEAPGEDASPEELNRYYTSLRHYLNLVTRQRYGKRDSPDPVVSRLLFPDGEDRSVRSRSEGADLW